ATGCTAGGAGCAGGTGAAGGTTGTTTTATTGCATCTACTGATCATAAACTTATCAAGCATATTGAAGATATTGTTAATTTTGGTTTTGTAAAAAGTAGAGAATCACAAATTTTTGGTATTAATGCTAAAATGTCTGAATATACAGCAGCTATCGGACTTGCTTCCTTAAAAAATTATCCTCAAAAAAAATTACAATATCAAACAATTCGTGATTTATATATAAAACACTTAAATAATCACAATATTACACATGATTTAAAAGAAAATTATGTAAGCACTACTTGTAATATTATTTGTGAATATAATAATGATAATATAGAAAATTATTTAAGAGAAAATGGTATTGAAACCAGAAGATGGTGGGGAAATGGTTGCCATACTCAACCTGCATATATTGATTGCCCTGTCGGTAGTTTAACCAATACAGAATATTTATCATCCCATATGTTAGGCATACCATTTTTTAGCAATATTGAAAATGACACAATTAAATTTATTACTTCTAAAATTTATGAATTCAATGAACAATTTTCTGTAACAAATAGTGCATAATTGCTTAAAAATTTTTAATACACATTATATTAGATTTTTATAAAAAATTATAGGGTTATAAATGTTTAAAATTATCCAAAGGCTTACAACACCTATCCTCAGAGTTAAAAATTTTATTATTAAACGCACTAAACCTGTCAAAATTCTAAAAGAATTTACTGCAGCAAATAAAGCCTCTGATGTATTACATACATTTACAAAGCAGCAAGAAAAGGATATTTACACTTTTTTAAAAATTAATCCACTCATTAAAATAAAAGCCTGTTTCGGTGATGTTAATGTTTTAAATATTCTCAAAAGGTTTACATATGAAGAAAAACCTTTAGCTTTTGTATATTATGAAATTGCCGTATATCTTGCAAATTCTGCTCATCATAAACTGGCTATTGAGTTATTTCAACAAACTCTTAAAGAATATCCTGATATAATGATTCATTCAGTATATTTGCAGATACTGCAATTTTATGAAGGAAGTACCAATGAAAGCTTATTAGCGGCTCATCAAGAATTTAACAAGCTTTATACAAAAAAATATCATATTAAACATTTAACAAACACCCCAGATAAAAATAGAAAAATAAAAGTAGGATATTTGTGTCATTTTTTTGATAATAGCGTTTCAAGAAATTGTTTATTACCTATGCTAAAAGCACATGATATAAATAAATTTGAAATTTATTGTTATGATGATGGCGAAACCGGAGAAGAAGTAAAAAAGATTGCTCATAAGTGGCATGACATTAGAGGTTGGAGTGATGAGCAAGTATACGATTTGATTATTAAAGATCAAATTGACATATTACAAGAATTAAACGGTCTTGTTTTAATAAACCGTTTTAATGTATTAAATATGAGAGCAGCTCCTGTCCAAATGAATTGGTACAATCATGCATCTACAACAGGGCTTGCCAATGTTGACTATGTTGTTAGTGACAGAATATCAATAACTGATGAAGATAAACCTTATTATACAGAAAAAGTTTATCAAAATGATATTTTTATTGGCGCAGTACAGCTTGAAGGACGTTTTCCTGACCATTCTTTAACTCCAGCGTGTATAGAAAATAAATATGTAACATTTGGTTGCTTTGGAGCTTCACATAAATATTCGCAAGAGGCTTTAAGATTATGGGCACAAGTTATGAAAAGAGTCCCTAATTCAAGAATATTTCTTAAATCAGCACCTTTTACTTACGAGCAATATAAAAACTCAATACTTGAAGTTTTTAAAGATAACGATATCGATGTATCACGTATTTATTTAGAAGGATGGTCTGAACACTCTGAAATGCTCAAATTATATGATAAAATTGATATTATGCTTGATACCTTTCCTACTACTGGTGGTACCACTACATTTGAAGCTTTGTGGCAAGGAATTCCGGTAGTAACTTTAAGAGGTAATCGTTGGTCATCTAGGTCCGGTGCAAGTACTTTAACAGCTTTAGGTGCTACAGAACTTATTGCTAATGATAAGGAAGAATATATACAAAAACTTACAGAACTTGCTAATAATTATTCACGAATCGAATATTATAGAAAAAATCTTAGAGATATGATGAGAAAATCACCATTGGTCGATATTACTAGATTTGCAAAAGATATGGAAAAAGCGTATATTCATATGTGGAATGAATGGTGCGACTCTCAAAATCATTCATCATAGCTTAAATAAATAGGAATTATGTTAACCGCAGCAGTAATGCAACCTTATTTTATACCTTACGCAGGTTATTACAGATTATTTGCTGCCACTAATTTATTTGTAATTTTTGATTGCGTACAGTTTCCTCGTAGAGGTTGGGTTCACAGAAATAAATTTAGTAATGATGGTAAAGAAGTATGGTTAACTTTACCAATAGAGAAATGCCCTCAAGAAACTTTAATTAAAGATTTGCATTTTCATAAAGATGCACAAAATTTATTAGAGAGCCAATTATGTAAAATTGATTGTTTAAAAAAATTACCTTTAATTTTTCCTGAGTTAGATAAAGCTATAAAGAATATTAATAAGTCAGTAGTTGATTATATCATCGATATTAACAAACTTATTTGTAACCATTTAAACATAGAATTTAATATTATAAAATCTTCTACTTTAGATATAGATCCGGAACTTAAAGCTCAGGATAGAATTCTAGCTATATTAAGGGCGTTAAACGCAAATCATTACATAAACCCACCTGGTGGCAGAGATTTATATGATGCTAATATATTTCAACAAAATTCTATAAAATTAGAGTTTTTAAGTGCGTATGAAGGTAATTTTAGAAGCATTTTAGAAAGAATAATTATGGAAGATAAAAATACTATAAGAGAAGAAATTTTTAATAATTGTAATAGTTTAATATTAAATGACTAATTCTAATATTAATTTTAAGCCTGACTATCACCAATTAGTTGAGCATTATGAAAAGTGTTTTAAGCAACATGGGGCAAGTCATAAAGGTGTAGATTGGCCAAATGAACATGATGCATTTAAAAGACTTAGAATTATGCTTGAAATAGTTAAGTTTCATGGAAATCAAAAAGTAAAATTACTTGATCTTGGTTGCGGATATGGAGCGCTTTTTAGTTATCTTAAGTCCCATAATCTATTAGAGAAAATTGATTACCACGGTGTAGATTTATCAAATGAAATGATTTCATATGCGCAAAGTAATTTTGAACCTCAGAATTTTGAAGTTAAAGATGTAATTTCAAATCCCTTTAATGATAATCAGTTTGATTTCGTAATTATGAATGGAGTGTTCACTGAGAAACTCTCCATGACTCAAATTGAGATGCAAGAATTTTTTATAACTTTAATAAAGGAAGCTTCTAAAATTAGTAAATTTGGCTTTGCTTTTAACGTTATGAGTAAACATGTCGATTATGAAAAAGATCATTTATTCCATATTTCTTATGATGAAATAGCAAGCATTTTAAAAAAAGAGCTAAATATAGTAAATAATTACTCATTTAGAGCTGATTATGGATTATATGAATTTACATCTTATGTATATAAAATACCTTACGAAGAAAGAAAATCATGGAACAATATAGAATTTTAAATACAACTGATTTAACACCAGAATTTTTTAATCAATATAAAACCCTTATAAAGGAAAATTTTCGTTATATTTTCACTTCTGAATTAGTAAATAATTATATTGAAACTTTTAATTTAAGTAAATTATCTCAAATTATCCAAAACCAAGGGTTACTTGCTATTTATGAAGAAAATAACTATGTAAATGGCTTAATTTTATGTACTCCCCAGGAAGGTGGCGTAGGTACCATAATATGGTTAGTAGTTAATAATAATTGTCGTCATAAAGGTATTGGCAAAAACCTGTTTACAATGGCAGAAGACCATTATAAAGCAATTAAGTGTCATAAAATTAAACTAACAGCTCCTTCTGAAGAAGTAGTAAATTTTTATAAAAAGATTGGCATGCAAGTTGAAGGGTTTCACCCAAATCATTGGTATAATAAAGATTTTTGGTCCTTAGGAATTGTAATATAAATAAAATAAAGATTAAATGGATATTATTACTTAATTAAACTACTTTCTTTATCAAAATAAATAGGTTTAAGTATTTTATACATTTCTTTTGCTATTATTTCAGACCCTTGAATAGAGTAATGTACGGCATCACCTGAATATACATCATTTTTAAACCCTTCCAAGTGATTAAAAACATGGCTAAGGCTAAAATGGGTAGAAGGTATAGAAAAAGTTGTATAATAATCTTCAAATTGTTTATATATTGGGTTTACATTCAAATAAACATCTATATTTATACCTAATAATCCATAAATAGCTAATGTATAATCGAGTGTTGGTCTATACTCTTTAGCAATAGGAGTTTTTATATTTCTAATATAAAACTTATGTCTTTCAGCAGCTAAAGGATAATATTTTTCTGTTAAAATTGGTTGTAAAAAATGAAAATGCGGCGCTTTAAATTTATTATTGAGCGTTTCTATGAAATCATTATGATGTTTACGAAAATTATTTAATAAACCTTCTGTAAAATTCTGTTCAAATTTAACAGTATTATTTTCATCTATAGACAAATTATATTGATTTTTTTTATTGTTTTTAAATGTATTCATACGCCAGAAGTACGTACTTGTATATGGCATAATTTTAAAACTATAAAATGCTAAGTTTTGCATAATAGAGCTTTTATATTCAGCAGGTTTACTTGCCCCCGCTTGCATATTTTTATTATCATTTAAATACTTAAATAAGTAAATAAGGTATTCATTTACTCCATCTAAACTTATTATTATTGAAGGAGTAATAGAATATTTAGTAAAATAGCTACTTAATGCTTTTATTAATAAGAGATAGCTTTCATTATTATAACCGGGTTGCCCTAAGTTCAATAAAATATAGTTTTTATAATCTGCATCTACATTTTTAAGAAAATGATAAGGCCAATTAATACTTAAAACAGTAGTTGAGCCTCCAAAACTAGTTATTAATTTTTTATTCTTACTTTTTTCAGCAAGAAGTTTAAAAAATTCATCTCTTGAATCAACAGTTTTATAACTTATATTTTTTTCTTTTAAATTATCTTTATACCAATGAGCATTTTTAGCTATATCAGTTTCAAATGCCCATATAGTACCTTGATCATAAAATTCATAACACATCATCTCTAAAAAAACTTTATCAGTTTCGTTACTCATTTTAGAAAAGGCTTTTTTATTTTCAGGGTACATTAAGTCATTAATATTATCTTTTGACAATCTTAAGAAAGTAAAGTAACGATTATTAAATATAGTTTTATCTAATTCAGTTAACTCAAAAAAATTCTTTTGATATAAAAAACCAAAAGTAAATTCTATTAAGAATATAAAAAATAAAGTGGAAGCTGTAGCTAGTATAATATTTTGTAGTATAGGCTTTAATTTACTATTCATTACTATCCTTAATCAAGCTCAAATAAATTCTTATAATCTAAAATTAATTCTTCTGGTTGTTCTTCTTTAATTAAGAAGTAATTACCCACTACTAGCACATCAAGGTTAGAACCCATAAAGCAACGATAAGCATCTTCTGGTGAACAAACAATTGGTTCTCCTCTAACGTTGAAGCTTGTGTTTACGAGTACAGAACAACCGGTGATTTTTTCAAATTCACTGATAAGAGCATGATATCTAGGATTAGTTTCTTTATGTACAGTCTGAATACGAGCTGAATAATCTACATGCGTTACTGCAGGTATGCTTGAACGCGCAACATTTAATTTTTCAATTCCAAATAAAGCTTTTTGATCTTCGGACATTTCAATCCTATGTTTTGAAGCAACATCAGCAACTATTAACATATATGGACTATCGCTATCTAAATCAAACCATTCACTTACTTTTTCTGCTAAGACTGAAGGTGCAAAAGGTCTAAAGGATTCTCTAAACTTAACTTTTAAATTTAAATTCTTTTGCATTTTTGGAGAACGTGGGTCTGCTATAATCGATCTATTACCTAAAGCACGAGGCCCAAACTCCATTCTACCTTGAAACCATCCTATTGCTTTTTCATCTGATAAAGCTTTTGCAGTTTGCTTTATTACTTGTTCATCATTTAATTTAGTATATTTAGCACCAATTCTATTAAAAGTTTCTTCTATTTCTTTTTCTGTAAATTCAGGTCCTAAATAAGAGCCATGCATGGTATCAGATTTACTTGTTAAATTTCTAGACTTGTTCTCTTTAAGATAATAACCACTTAATGCCGCACCTAAAGCACCTCCGGCATCACCTGCCGCAGGTTGAATCCAAATATTTTTAAAAATATTTTGTTTCAAAATTTTACCATTTGCTACGCAATTTAAAGCAACACCACCCGCAAGACATAAATTTTCTATTCCATATTCTTTTCTGGCAAACTTTACCATTTTAGTAACAATTTCTTCGGTTACAACTTGGATAGATGCTCCTATATCCATATGTTTTTGTGTAAGTTCTTCATCTGGATGACGAGGCTTTAAACCAAACAAACCATCAAATTTTTTATTAGTCATAGTTAAGCCAGTACAATAATCAAAATATTCCTGATTTAATCTAAATGACCCATCTTCTTTTAAATCTAGTAAATTATCAAAAATTATGTCGGTATAAATAGGGTTTCCATAAGGAGCTAACCCCATTAATTTATACTCACCAGAATTTACTTTGAAACCCGTATAATATGTAAAGGCCGAATAAAGTAACCCTAAAGAATGCGGAAAATGCATTTCTTTTACAATTTCTAAATTATTCCCTTTACCAATCGATAAGCTTCCTGTTGCCCATTCACCTACACCGTCAATAGTTAAAACAACTGCTTCATTAAACATTGAAGGATAATAAGCGCTTGCTGCATGTGATAAATGATGCTCACTAAAAAATACTTTTTTAGTAAAATCATATTTTTTTTGATTAATTTTATTGAGGTTTTCAGCAATTAAACTTTTTTGAAAAAGTTTTTCTTTTACCCAGACAGGTATAGCTTTAGTGAATGATTTAAACCCTTTTGGAGCAAAAGCAATATAAGTTTCCATTAACCTTTCAAACTTTAGTAAAGGTTTTTCATAAAAATAAATTGCATCAATCTCTTCTAAAGTTGTATTAGCTTGCTTTAAACAAAATTTAACTGCATTAAGTGGAAAAGATTCATCGTGTTTTTTACGTGTAAATCTTTCTTCTTGAGCAGCTGCAATAATTTTTCCATCTTCAATAATTGCTGCTGCACTGTCATGATAAAATGCAGAGATGCCTAAAATTTTCATAATCTAATCAACTAAAAAATTGTATAAATAAATGGTGCTAATGCACTACCTTTAGTTAAGAATAACAATGTACCAAAAAGCAACATTATAGTTAAGATAGGTAATAACCAAAATTTTTTCCTAACTCTCATAAATAAAAACAATTCTTTTAATAGGTCAGTCATTTCTTTTCTCTTCTAAAATTGGTTTTCAAATTTGCTTTTATATTGTTTGTTAACCCAATATGATTTAGAGCTTTTATCAAATTTAAGCCCTAGATTATCTTTTTTGAATAATTTAAAATATAATCCAAAAGGAACGATTACTAAATAATAGATCAAAAATAATATTATTGGGGTAGTAATTTTACTAAGGAGTAAACCAAATTGATACCATATTAAATTAAGTGGTTTTAAAAATTTTGGTGTAAATATAGTTACTATAAAAAAAATAATAGCTAAACTTAAAGTATATAAATTTATTTGTTCAGTTTTATAAAAAATATAACCTGAGATTAATAAGAAAACTCCTGCAAAAGTGTATCCGAAATTTTTTTCCGTTGGTTGCATAGAATAAACTTTTATTTGAATTAAAAACTATCTTTTATGACACCAAGTTAAATTTGTTAAATACTTCTTATTGAAAAACAAAGATAATTACAATATTAGTAAATAAGTAATTTAAAGCTTAAATTAAGGCTATATGGAGAATTTTTTCTAAAATTAGCCTTTCTTTTTTGCCAGTAAAAATGCTCTTAATTATCTTCTTATAATAAGTTGACCTACGCTTTAAAAAGTGTTAATTTTGGCATAATTTTAGACTTAAATATGAGATAAAAAATGAACGAAGTAACTAATCTATCATTTTTAGATAATAAACAAGCTGCTTTAAATTTTTATAATGAAAATGGTTATTTTATTGAGCATAATTTGTTTACTCCTGATGAATGCGATAAACTTATTGAAGCTTCTCAAACCCTTCCTTCTGCTCTCGACAAAACATTTAAGCCATTTATGATGCCACATCGTCTTAACGATATCTTTCTAAAAGCTATGGCTTACCCTAAATTGGTAGATATAATGTCTATTCTTGTTAATGGGGAAGTCAGTGGCCTCCAAACTGAATTCTTTTTCTGCAAACCTGGAACACGAGGATTTTCTCTCCATCAAGATAATTTTTTTGTTGAGGCAGATAAAGAAGTTTTCGCTTCAGCATGGATTGCACTTACAGATGTATATAAAGATAAAGGTAGTTTAATTGCTTACCCTGGTACTCACAAAGAAGACTTGTTGCCTACTAGAAAAATTCAGTTAGAAAAGGATTCAGGCCAAGACCCTAACGCTAATAATGAAGAAGTTATTGTGCCAGAGAATTACTCACCAATGGATGCGATAGTTCCAAAAGGCTCAGTATTTTTTATTCACGGCAATCTTGTACATGGTTCAAATCCTAATATAACAAATGATTTCCGTTATGTTTTACTTTGTACTTATATTAGAAAGGGTGAAAAATTTAGACCTGGTCGTTACGCACAAAGAGCAGAAGTAAATCTTTATAATATTGATACAACTTTTTAATTATCACTTATAAATTTTTCTAGCTTTTTATTTTACACGTTAACCTTGGGTTTAATGCAAATATGATAAATATTGACAAGCAAATTCAATATGTTAATTTGTTTTGAATTTTAAAATCTTATTATAATTGAATTAAAATCATTCTCAATAACCTTTAAATCAAATGGAGTAAGCAGTGTTTTTAGGAACAGAGTTAAACGCTTTAATAAATAATAATTTATTTAAAGAAACCTCAGTATATAAAGAATTTAAAACACTCCCATTAGGTTTCGTGGATATTGGAGCTCGCGGTGGAACTCATGATATTATTGAACCTATTGCGGGCATTACTTCTGTTCTTGGTTTTGAAGCTGATGAAGAAGAATGTAAAAGATTAATGTCATTACCTGAAGTGGTAAATAACTGGTCAGAATTCAAATTAGAACCCATAGCATTATATGATAAAGAAGGGGAAGTTGACTTACATTTACTTTCTGCATCAACTAACCATTCATTACTTAGCCCAAACCCTGTTTTTATAGAACGTTATAACATGGTCAAATGGCACGAAGTTGGAAAATGCACATTAAAAGCAACAACCTTAGATAAAATTTTAGAAAACAACCAAAAAACTAATATAGCTGAATTTATTAAAATTGATACTCAAGGAACCGAATACGAAATATTTCAAGGAAGCCTAAATACTCTTACAAATAAAACTTCAGTAATTATAACTGAAGTTGCCTTTTGTGAGTTATATAAAGGACAAAAACTCTTCTCAGAAGTAGAAATGTTATTAAGAAGCCTTGGCTTTTCCTTTTATGGTTTTATGCCAATTCGAACCCGTGCAAAAAAATTATTAGATAAGAAAGATCATGTATCGATGGAAAGAGCCTTTTATACTGATGCGGTATTTTTTAAAGATCCTCTAGATAAGAAGCTAAACAAACAATTAAATGATAGAGATGTTAAAGTTGTATTTATGGCAGCCTTACTCATAGGTTACTATGATTTCGCTTTAGAACTTGCTAGTTCAACTTGGGCAAAAAATGATAGTAATGAGCAAGCTATAATTAGAAAACTAATTGATGAACTTTCAAGCATTCAACCAGTTACTACTATCGAAGCATTGAATTCTTTAAATGCTCAGGTAAATAAAACTCCTGAATATGCTAACGTATTAGTAGGTAACTTCGTAGATCGCAGACGTAAATTTAATGATTACGATGATATTCTTAATATTTCACCATTACCTAAAACAGTATAAATTCTATTTTTATTTTAAATTAAATCATAATTTGTGAATATTAAGACAACTGATTCTTTTAAGGTTTGAGTTATAGCAAGTCAAACCTTAAAGAAGAAATAGTAAATAATATTAGATATCTGTTTTATATCCAGTTTCGAAAACTTTATTAAGATTATGAGTAAATTCTTCATCGCTGCATGAAGTATAATGGTAAGAAGAAATAATCTTTTTAAAAAACTTTGATGGAAGAATTTGGCCGTTATTTACATAATACAAATTACCTGCATTTAAGGTAATAACAGGTATAGGTTTAATATCATTCTTTGCATCAAAAATTACTACTTTACCCAAAATATCTTTATTTTTATCTTCGACTATTTGAACTTGTCCTTTTTTAGTAGAATTTATTTTTTTCATAATAAATTCTATACATTTTCTAGGCACATAGAATAAAGGCTTAAATTTTTTGTATATAGAACCTAAAAATGGCACTACATAGTAGGGGAAAATTTTATATGCTTTACGTAACCTTAATAATTGTCTTAAATAATAGAAAAATGGTAAAACTTCTTTTGAACTTAACGCCATTAAAGTCCTAAGTTCAAGTAAAGAAAAATATATTCTATGAATAGTGAAATATAATTTAGGAATTTTATAATTAACCTTAGTAATAACCTTATCATTATCAACATCATATAAAACTAGCGTTTTACTTTTCTCATCTTGATAAATTTTATATGAATTAATTTTTGCTTCATGAGCTTTTATATGAAGATATGTTAATCTTGCATAATAGCAATGTAAGGTTTGAGTTTTATGAGAAACATTTCTGCTCCACTCATCATACATTATGGAACTTTTGCATAACGAATTAAATCTGCTTTCTGTTGCATCACCAAATATTTCTAAATCATCTAAAATATTTTCATTTACAGGAATGTCACGCGAAATAGGTGCTTTAATATAAGGACTATAAAATGAACCAATGCCCCTTCCTAAATGGTAGCTAATAGATTGCAAAAATACATCTGATCCCCAGCAATCACCATATCCATTAGTTAAATCCAACCATTTTTTTGTAATGAAACAAAAACTATCCGGCAAATAATTTAATTGGCCAACATTATAATAATTTAAATATCTAGCATGAGAGACTTTTAATCTAAAAATATCATCGTCAAAATATTTATAATATTTTCTTACGACACTATCCCAATCCTTTTTAAATTTTGCTTCATCAGTCATAAGTAAAACAAAATAGGCATTAGGGCTAACATATTTTAGCGTCAATTG
The sequence above is a segment of the Sphingobacteriia bacterium genome. Coding sequences within it:
- a CDS encoding WbqC family protein, producing MLTAAVMQPYFIPYAGYYRLFAATNLFVIFDCVQFPRRGWVHRNKFSNDGKEVWLTLPIEKCPQETLIKDLHFHKDAQNLLESQLCKIDCLKKLPLIFPELDKAIKNINKSVVDYIIDINKLICNHLNIEFNIIKSSTLDIDPELKAQDRILAILRALNANHYINPPGGRDLYDANIFQQNSIKLEFLSAYEGNFRSILERIIMEDKNTIREEIFNNCNSLILND
- a CDS encoding methyltransferase domain-containing protein yields the protein MTNSNINFKPDYHQLVEHYEKCFKQHGASHKGVDWPNEHDAFKRLRIMLEIVKFHGNQKVKLLDLGCGYGALFSYLKSHNLLEKIDYHGVDLSNEMISYAQSNFEPQNFEVKDVISNPFNDNQFDFVIMNGVFTEKLSMTQIEMQEFFITLIKEASKISKFGFAFNVMSKHVDYEKDHLFHISYDEIASILKKELNIVNNYSFRADYGLYEFTSYVYKIPYEERKSWNNIEF
- a CDS encoding GNAT family N-acetyltransferase, with the translated sequence MEQYRILNTTDLTPEFFNQYKTLIKENFRYIFTSELVNNYIETFNLSKLSQIIQNQGLLAIYEENNYVNGLILCTPQEGGVGTIIWLVVNNNCRHKGIGKNLFTMAEDHYKAIKCHKIKLTAPSEEVVNFYKKIGMQVEGFHPNHWYNKDFWSLGIVI
- a CDS encoding carbamoyltransferase, with amino-acid sequence MKILGISAFYHDSAAAIIEDGKIIAAAQEERFTRKKHDESFPLNAVKFCLKQANTTLEEIDAIYFYEKPLLKFERLMETYIAFAPKGFKSFTKAIPVWVKEKLFQKSLIAENLNKINQKKYDFTKKVFFSEHHLSHAASAYYPSMFNEAVVLTIDGVGEWATGSLSIGKGNNLEIVKEMHFPHSLGLLYSAFTYYTGFKVNSGEYKLMGLAPYGNPIYTDIIFDNLLDLKEDGSFRLNQEYFDYCTGLTMTNKKFDGLFGLKPRHPDEELTQKHMDIGASIQVVTEEIVTKMVKFARKEYGIENLCLAGGVALNCVANGKILKQNIFKNIWIQPAAGDAGGALGAALSGYYLKENKSRNLTSKSDTMHGSYLGPEFTEKEIEETFNRIGAKYTKLNDEQVIKQTAKALSDEKAIGWFQGRMEFGPRALGNRSIIADPRSPKMQKNLNLKVKFRESFRPFAPSVLAEKVSEWFDLDSDSPYMLIVADVASKHRIEMSEDQKALFGIEKLNVARSSIPAVTHVDYSARIQTVHKETNPRYHALISEFEKITGCSVLVNTSFNVRGEPIVCSPEDAYRCFMGSNLDVLVVGNYFLIKEEQPEELILDYKNLFELD
- a CDS encoding phytanoyl-CoA dioxygenase family protein; protein product: MNEVTNLSFLDNKQAALNFYNENGYFIEHNLFTPDECDKLIEASQTLPSALDKTFKPFMMPHRLNDIFLKAMAYPKLVDIMSILVNGEVSGLQTEFFFCKPGTRGFSLHQDNFFVEADKEVFASAWIALTDVYKDKGSLIAYPGTHKEDLLPTRKIQLEKDSGQDPNANNEEVIVPENYSPMDAIVPKGSVFFIHGNLVHGSNPNITNDFRYVLLCTYIRKGEKFRPGRYAQRAEVNLYNIDTTF
- a CDS encoding FkbM family methyltransferase yields the protein MFLGTELNALINNNLFKETSVYKEFKTLPLGFVDIGARGGTHDIIEPIAGITSVLGFEADEEECKRLMSLPEVVNNWSEFKLEPIALYDKEGEVDLHLLSASTNHSLLSPNPVFIERYNMVKWHEVGKCTLKATTLDKILENNQKTNIAEFIKIDTQGTEYEIFQGSLNTLTNKTSVIITEVAFCELYKGQKLFSEVEMLLRSLGFSFYGFMPIRTRAKKLLDKKDHVSMERAFYTDAVFFKDPLDKKLNKQLNDRDVKVVFMAALLIGYYDFALELASSTWAKNDSNEQAIIRKLIDELSSIQPVTTIEALNSLNAQVNKTPEYANVLVGNFVDRRRKFNDYDDILNISPLPKTV